CATCACCGTCATCGCCGCCGCCGTCGGTCGGCCGGGGAGCGGGGCCGCGCGGGGTGACCTCGGAGGTGCCGGTGCCGGAGATCGCCTCCAGGTCCTCGCTCACCGCCCGCACCACGCCGTCCCGGTCCACGACCTGCACCGGGTGGGCGGCGTCCAGGTCGAGGTCGGCGAAGTCGGTCTCGGTGGCCAGTTGGGCGGCCACGTCGCGGGCCTTCACCTCAGCCTGAAGTGCCACCTGGTCGTCCAGGCTGGCGCGGAGCGTCACCAGCATCACCAGCCCGGCCACCACCAGCGCCACGGCGACCACGGCGGTGGCGCCGAGCGCGGCGCGGGCGCGGACGCTAGCCATGGGCGGCCACCAGCCGGTATCCGGCGCCGCGCACGGTCACGATGAGGCCGGGGCCGAGCTTGCGGCGCAGCGCGCTGATGTAGACCTCCACGATGTTGGGGTCGCCCTCGTAGGCGAAGTCCCAACTGTGCTCCAGGATCTCGGCCTTGGAGACCACCTCGCCGGCCCGGGTCGCGAGGTGCTCCAGCACGGCGAACTCCTTGGCCGTGAGCGCCACTTCGGACCCTCCTCGGCTGACCCGCCGGGCGGCCCGGTCCACGGCGAGGTCCCCGACCCGCAGCTCGGGCGCGGCTCCCCGGCCGCGCCGCCGCAGCAGCGCGCGGACGCGGGCGACGAGGACGACGTAGGAGAAGGGCTTGGTCAGGTAGTCGTCGGCGCCGGTGTCGAGCCCCTCGGCCTCGTCGTACTCGCCGTCCTTGGCGGTGAGCATCAGGATCGGGGTCTCGTCCCCGGCGGCGCGCAGGGCGGCGCAGACCCGGTAGCCGTTCAGGCCGGGGAGCATGATGTCGAGGATGAGGAGGTCGTAGGCGCCCTCGGAGGCCCGGTGCAGCCCGTCGGTGCCGGTGTGCACCACGTCCACGGCGAAGCCCTCGGCCGTCAGCCCCTGGGCCAGCGACCGGGCGAGCCGTCTCTCGTCCTCCACGATCAGCAAGCGCATGGGGCCAGCTTGGCAAACCGTTCCTGAAGACGCCTTCAGGTTGCTTCAGGTCCGCTTCAGCATCGATCCGCGAAGGTCGTGTCGTTGGCACCCGACGACCACCGGAGAAACAGCATGAAGCGCAACGTCATGATCGCCGCCGCCGTCGCGGTGACCGCCGTCGTCGGCGGCGGAACGGCGGCGAGCGCGGCACTCGGCTCGGACGACGAACCGGCCCGCGCCACGACGGAGAACGAGACGGGGAACGGGACCGGGAACGAGACCGAGGCGGTCGCCGCGCCGGCGGACACATCGGCCGGTTCCACGGCGGACGAGGCTCTGGCGACCGCCCTGGCCGACACGCCGGGCGTGGTGACGGAGATCGAACGCGGCGACGGCTGGGAGGTGGAGATCCTCGGCGACGACGGCGAGTGGTACAAGGTCCGGGTCGGCGAGGACGGCACGGAGGTGCTGGGCAGCCGCGTCGACACCGATGACACCGATGACGACGACGATGACGACGGGGACGACGACGCGGACGACCGCGCGGCGGCCGGGGCTGCCGGGATCGACGTGGCGGAGGCCGTCGCCCTCGCGGAGGCCGAGACCTCCGCGGTCCTCAGCGAGGCATCCCTGGACGACGGCCGCTGGAAGCTCGAACTGCGCGGCGACGACGGCCGGGAGCACGAGCTGACGATCGACCCGTCCTCGGGCGAGATCACGTCCCACGAACAGGAGACGGAGCGGGACGGCTCCGGGACCGACGACACGGACGACAGCGACAGCGACAGCAGCGACGACAGTGACGACAGTGACACTGACGACGACGACACCAACGAGAACGAGAACGAGAGCGACGACTGATGCCGGGGCGCTGCCCGCACGGCCCCGAGGGGTCGTGCGGGCGGCGCGCGTCAGTCGGTTTCCCGCACGCCCG
Above is a window of Streptomyces sp. NBC_01803 DNA encoding:
- a CDS encoding response regulator transcription factor → MRLLIVEDERRLARSLAQGLTAEGFAVDVVHTGTDGLHRASEGAYDLLILDIMLPGLNGYRVCAALRAAGDETPILMLTAKDGEYDEAEGLDTGADDYLTKPFSYVVLVARVRALLRRRGRGAAPELRVGDLAVDRAARRVSRGGSEVALTAKEFAVLEHLATRAGEVVSKAEILEHSWDFAYEGDPNIVEVYISALRRKLGPGLIVTVRGAGYRLVAAHG
- a CDS encoding PepSY domain-containing protein translates to MKRNVMIAAAVAVTAVVGGGTAASAALGSDDEPARATTENETGNGTGNETEAVAAPADTSAGSTADEALATALADTPGVVTEIERGDGWEVEILGDDGEWYKVRVGEDGTEVLGSRVDTDDTDDDDDDDGDDDADDRAAAGAAGIDVAEAVALAEAETSAVLSEASLDDGRWKLELRGDDGREHELTIDPSSGEITSHEQETERDGSGTDDTDDSDSDSSDDSDDSDTDDDDTNENENESDD